In a genomic window of Ignavibacteria bacterium:
- a CDS encoding heparinase II/III family protein — protein MPKKYIVPMNIPWRVRILLGPMRPFVVRKVRDALRERFLVRMLRRQLPTHVHEGRSLRTGVTPLPSASWFAAHSSDVLAFASSMRMGVVGAYGIGHWRVGDPDPTGVDTRSVHELSRMHHWCAYALAAHIDREHRDEWCDLLFDEISTFMRTTPAEHGIHWQFPMGTGIRLHSMLVAWDWARRSGWEHAEGEHRVAAYAVDHARSVVARRESRGGLSTSHYAANLLGIRAAGIYLVGEPAAAHWSDLAANELSKELYRQILPDGMANEGSTGYHRQVTDLFVQAAALGAFSPDELTKIGGAVERCRNLEQHGMPLIGDNDDGLAMKLTGFTPDLDYLYDVGTRMCGSADVGDEDLVAPDLGLTIRRSGSMITSLRNGPVGQFGKGGHAHNDQNSITVSIGGEPFVVDPGTSCYTSDPIQRDIERSVHQHATMWSVSSEQAFMPPGEEGMFWLLDDELETEVVANTGSVWHGIVSAQDGRRHERHVALGEDHLSVRDVYTPTAKDPMAEWVLPLGEGVEVELDANKAILRGRKTSALLTWDNGTMIVDRSMISPCFAETRVALCLRIRTNALSWTLSNFAA, from the coding sequence TTGCCGAAGAAGTACATTGTACCGATGAATATTCCGTGGAGAGTCCGAATTCTTCTCGGACCGATGAGACCATTCGTGGTTCGAAAGGTCCGCGATGCCCTGCGCGAACGTTTCCTCGTGAGGATGCTTCGCAGGCAGCTGCCTACGCACGTCCATGAAGGACGCAGCCTTCGAACAGGCGTAACTCCACTTCCGTCAGCTTCGTGGTTTGCGGCGCACAGCTCGGACGTCTTGGCGTTTGCCTCGTCCATGCGGATGGGAGTGGTTGGAGCCTACGGAATAGGGCATTGGCGGGTGGGCGATCCGGACCCGACGGGTGTTGATACACGGTCCGTCCATGAGCTCAGTCGAATGCACCACTGGTGCGCCTATGCACTGGCTGCGCATATCGACCGTGAGCATCGCGATGAATGGTGCGATCTCTTGTTCGACGAGATCTCCACCTTTATGCGCACCACGCCGGCCGAACATGGCATCCATTGGCAATTCCCGATGGGTACCGGAATCCGACTTCATTCAATGCTCGTTGCATGGGATTGGGCCCGGCGAAGTGGCTGGGAACATGCCGAGGGTGAACATCGTGTGGCGGCCTATGCCGTTGACCATGCACGGAGTGTTGTGGCGCGCAGGGAATCTCGCGGCGGACTTTCTACGTCACACTATGCAGCCAATCTCCTGGGTATACGTGCGGCAGGCATCTACCTCGTTGGTGAGCCGGCAGCTGCACATTGGAGTGATCTGGCTGCGAATGAACTGAGCAAGGAACTGTATCGACAGATCTTGCCCGACGGGATGGCCAATGAAGGGAGCACCGGGTATCATCGTCAGGTAACGGACCTCTTCGTTCAGGCTGCAGCGCTTGGTGCCTTTTCTCCGGATGAACTCACAAAGATCGGCGGTGCTGTGGAGCGGTGCCGCAACCTTGAGCAACATGGCATGCCCCTTATCGGCGACAACGATGACGGGTTGGCGATGAAACTCACTGGATTTACACCCGACCTTGATTACCTCTACGATGTTGGGACGCGAATGTGCGGTTCGGCAGATGTGGGGGATGAAGACCTCGTTGCGCCGGATCTTGGACTCACCATCAGACGCAGTGGCTCGATGATCACTTCCCTTCGGAACGGACCCGTTGGTCAGTTCGGCAAGGGTGGTCATGCCCATAACGATCAGAATTCCATCACCGTCTCGATAGGGGGCGAACCATTCGTCGTAGACCCCGGAACGTCCTGCTACACTTCAGACCCAATTCAGCGAGACATCGAACGGTCCGTTCACCAACATGCCACTATGTGGTCGGTATCGTCTGAACAAGCATTTATGCCACCCGGCGAGGAAGGGATGTTCTGGCTCTTGGATGACGAACTTGAGACGGAGGTAGTTGCCAATACGGGTTCGGTCTGGCATGGTATCGTGAGTGCTCAAGACGGACGTAGACATGAACGTCACGTTGCCTTGGGAGAAGATCATCTTTCTGTGCGGGACGTATACACGCCAACGGCGAAGGATCCAATGGCCGAATGGGTGCTTCCCCTCGGTGAAGGGGTCGAAGTGGAGCTCGATGCCAACAAGGCCATCCTGCGCGGTCGCAAAACATCGGCCCTCCTTACATGGGACAACGGGACGATGATTGTCGATAGATCCATGATCTCGCCGTGTTTCGCAGAAACCCGCGTGGCGCTGTGTCTTCGCATACGAACCAACGCACTCTCGTGGACGCTGTCTAACTTCGCAGCATGA
- the asnB gene encoding asparagine synthase (glutamine-hydrolyzing) encodes MYFFGNNFVSRLHYSFRRFVAMCGIAGLVDERLGTSDIADVGARMLEIMAHRGPDHRGTWATPPVFLGHNRLSIIDLSSGSNQPMTDAGLTITYNGEVYNYLELRSELERDGYSFRTSGDTEVILNAYHRWGPSCVERFIGMWAFAIWDEAKRELFCSRDRFGIKPFHYIERDGRFHFASEIKGLRVSPLYRGGINESQVARGLYLGWMQHWEETYFTDIKALPASHNCVWKNGTLRIWSYADIDTSTQNTSSFEENSSAFRELFVDAVQLTARRDVPMGICLSGGLDSTSIASVLASSTDEHSIKTFTAFYTGKGNVDERPYIDHVLAKYPQISPHYISPTDTDVAQAFDRVTWMMDAPMPSSSYISQYFVMQLASQHGVKVVLDGQGSDEIMGGYMHSLYRVIADKIRSGDLSGAVREVNAHATRQGYGVRRKLDIVAKSLLSASRDEPALYAMEFARTYPWIMAQPAASYPIHLEMPSGPRLNAFLYNLVRVTLLPTLLHTEDLNAMAFNIESRVPFLDHRLVQLCFSMPNEHKVHLGETKRVLRAGMRGIVPDAVLDRKDKTGFITPGHIAWLRGQLSHLLEGDWKELDGYVVRPELMKVLAGYRRGDNRNALFVWRLAMLRAFLRTI; translated from the coding sequence ATGTACTTCTTCGGCAACAACTTCGTCTCACGCCTGCATTACTCCTTCCGTAGATTCGTTGCCATGTGTGGAATTGCCGGACTCGTAGATGAACGCCTTGGAACATCGGATATTGCCGATGTTGGTGCCCGTATGCTGGAGATCATGGCCCATCGTGGTCCTGATCACCGCGGAACATGGGCTACACCGCCGGTTTTTCTCGGTCACAACCGACTGAGCATCATCGACCTCTCCAGCGGGTCGAACCAGCCGATGACCGATGCGGGCCTTACCATCACCTACAACGGCGAGGTCTACAACTACCTCGAGCTACGCTCCGAACTGGAACGAGACGGGTACTCGTTTCGCACTTCCGGCGATACGGAGGTCATCCTCAACGCCTATCACCGCTGGGGGCCTTCATGCGTTGAACGATTCATCGGCATGTGGGCATTTGCCATCTGGGACGAGGCGAAGCGCGAGCTGTTCTGCTCTCGTGACCGATTTGGAATAAAACCATTCCACTACATCGAACGCGACGGACGATTCCATTTTGCTTCAGAGATCAAGGGGCTTCGTGTTTCGCCCCTTTATCGAGGCGGGATCAATGAGTCGCAAGTTGCACGCGGACTCTATCTGGGATGGATGCAGCATTGGGAGGAGACGTACTTCACGGATATCAAGGCACTTCCCGCCTCGCACAATTGCGTGTGGAAGAACGGGACGTTGCGGATCTGGTCCTATGCAGACATCGATACGTCAACACAGAACACATCGTCGTTTGAAGAGAACAGCTCTGCATTCCGGGAGTTATTCGTCGACGCTGTACAACTGACCGCGCGACGTGATGTGCCAATGGGGATCTGTCTCAGTGGTGGACTCGACTCAACGTCTATTGCCAGTGTTCTTGCATCATCGACGGATGAACACTCCATCAAGACGTTCACTGCGTTCTACACAGGAAAGGGGAATGTTGACGAGCGTCCGTACATCGATCATGTGCTGGCGAAGTATCCGCAGATTTCACCTCACTACATCTCGCCCACAGATACCGATGTAGCGCAGGCCTTCGACAGAGTCACGTGGATGATGGATGCTCCGATGCCTTCATCGTCCTACATCTCGCAGTACTTCGTGATGCAGCTTGCATCGCAACACGGCGTTAAGGTGGTTCTGGACGGTCAAGGCTCAGATGAGATCATGGGCGGATATATGCATTCCTTGTATCGCGTGATCGCAGACAAGATCCGCAGCGGCGACCTTAGCGGAGCGGTGCGAGAGGTGAATGCACATGCAACACGTCAGGGATATGGAGTCCGCCGGAAGCTCGACATCGTCGCCAAAAGTCTGCTCTCGGCATCACGAGACGAGCCGGCATTGTATGCAATGGAGTTTGCGCGAACCTATCCATGGATCATGGCGCAACCGGCCGCATCGTATCCTATCCACCTCGAGATGCCATCGGGACCACGTCTCAACGCCTTCCTTTACAACCTGGTGCGGGTGACATTGTTGCCAACCCTGCTGCACACGGAGGATCTCAACGCGATGGCCTTCAACATTGAGAGTCGCGTGCCGTTTCTCGATCATCGCCTTGTACAGTTGTGTTTTTCCATGCCGAACGAACACAAGGTTCATCTTGGAGAGACCAAGCGCGTGTTGCGCGCCGGTATGCGGGGCATCGTGCCTGATGCCGTGCTGGACCGAAAGGACAAGACCGGCTTCATCACGCCCGGACACATCGCTTGGTTACGTGGCCAGCTCAGCCATCTGCTTGAAGGCGATTGGAAGGAGCTCGACGGATACGTTGTTCGTCCGGAGCTCATGAAGGTACTTGCCGGATATCGTCGCGGCGACAACCGCAACGCGCTCTTCGTATGGCGTCTGGCAATGCTTCGTGCATTCCTGCGCACCATCTAG
- a CDS encoding response regulator transcription factor — protein MQVRTLCVLGKTDALDAQSKMLTYSTHDVVLVGSTSDMNEVGPLIRSARPDLVLYDPAIDEGEMLVRWRTEMGLMPVLVCWSREPTYAVLAFEAGAVHYLMDRCSTEDLYSALDRCARRIARYSYAMQLQEPIPEAPYQANVIALPVTSGIEIRPREQIVHLHGEGNYTRVIFERDPALLLSRTIGEYEVILQRSGFLRVHRSNLVNLLHVRKVVRGKTARILMSNGDEIDVSERYRDVLFEALNVVRRR, from the coding sequence ATGCAGGTCCGAACATTGTGCGTCCTCGGCAAGACAGATGCTTTGGATGCTCAATCAAAAATGTTGACCTATTCAACGCATGATGTGGTCCTTGTCGGATCAACGTCGGATATGAACGAGGTGGGTCCATTGATCAGATCAGCTCGACCCGATCTTGTGCTGTATGATCCGGCGATCGACGAAGGCGAAATGCTCGTGCGATGGCGTACGGAGATGGGACTCATGCCCGTTCTGGTGTGTTGGTCTCGAGAGCCCACCTATGCCGTCCTTGCGTTTGAAGCAGGGGCCGTGCATTATCTGATGGATCGATGTTCAACGGAGGATCTCTATTCGGCACTCGACCGATGCGCGCGTCGGATCGCACGGTATTCCTATGCAATGCAACTGCAAGAGCCGATCCCCGAAGCCCCCTATCAAGCCAATGTGATCGCACTGCCCGTTACGTCGGGCATTGAGATCCGTCCGCGAGAACAGATCGTTCATCTTCACGGAGAAGGGAATTACACGCGTGTGATCTTTGAGCGCGACCCGGCACTCTTGCTCTCGCGCACGATAGGAGAGTACGAAGTGATCCTGCAACGTTCGGGTTTTCTGCGCGTGCACCGCTCCAATCTCGTGAACCTGCTGCATGTTCGAAAGGTAGTGCGTGGGAAGACGGCGCGGATCCTGATGAGCAACGGAGACGAGATCGATGTGTCAGAACGGTATCGCGATGTTCTGTTCGAGGCGCTGAATGTGGTTCGGAGACGGTAG
- a CDS encoding AEC family transporter — MVNVFATLGVLLGCGIIYRQLPHVPDPMVVRTSIGSIVLNIFVPLLTFGVLATAPIGSDIWSVPLVSIVSVAVGFGLSWIIFARLLRTHLSPPVIGSLIVASTWCNAMYLGLPITTAVVGDHVGRVPILFDYLGMTPLLFTLGTIVCVEYGTRGQKHTIGEGLLQALRMPPTLAVVAGLAVNILHIPIAPFILDACTTAGKVVAPLMLFSIGLALRLPRLRMLPVLVPVVVIRLVAVPLAVYWLAVRITPDDDVLLATMLETSMPTMMLTMVFADRYGLDESALAQAILVTTIISMITLPTVAQWKF, encoded by the coding sequence ATGGTCAACGTTTTTGCAACCCTTGGTGTTCTGCTCGGCTGTGGGATCATCTACAGACAGCTCCCTCATGTTCCGGATCCCATGGTGGTTCGGACCAGCATCGGCTCCATCGTTCTGAACATCTTCGTACCGCTACTCACCTTTGGCGTGTTGGCCACAGCGCCTATTGGGAGCGACATTTGGTCGGTACCGCTGGTCTCGATCGTTTCCGTAGCCGTCGGCTTTGGGCTGTCGTGGATCATCTTTGCCCGACTCCTTCGTACCCACCTCAGTCCTCCAGTGATCGGCTCCCTCATCGTTGCATCAACGTGGTGCAACGCCATGTACCTCGGACTGCCGATCACGACTGCTGTTGTTGGTGACCATGTAGGCAGGGTGCCGATCCTCTTCGACTATCTCGGCATGACGCCGCTCCTCTTCACGTTGGGGACCATCGTCTGTGTTGAATACGGCACGCGTGGTCAGAAGCACACAATTGGCGAAGGTCTGCTGCAGGCGTTGCGTATGCCACCAACCCTTGCTGTTGTTGCAGGGCTTGCGGTGAATATCCTACACATCCCGATCGCCCCCTTCATACTCGATGCATGCACAACAGCCGGCAAGGTGGTTGCGCCGTTGATGTTGTTCAGCATCGGACTCGCATTGCGCTTGCCACGGTTGAGAATGTTGCCCGTGCTTGTACCGGTTGTTGTCATTCGTTTGGTTGCTGTGCCGCTTGCCGTTTATTGGCTTGCTGTGCGTATTACGCCGGATGACGATGTGTTACTCGCTACCATGCTCGAAACTTCGATGCCAACAATGATGCTCACCATGGTCTTTGCCGATCGGTACGGACTTGATGAGTCGGCTCTTGCCCAAGCAATCCTTGTCACCACGATCATCTCAATGATCACCTTACCAACGGTTGCACAATGGAAGTTCTAA
- a CDS encoding FkbM family methyltransferase, giving the protein MRLDITEFLQAHLYLFGSYELPTVRFIRSVLRSGDTAFDIGAQIGYLTLAMGTTPVKPLQIVSFEPESHNIERLRENVGLNPGVKVTIVEKAASNVNGMLRLYLSHDHNSGTHSTIQNGMNVSSEFVEIPSVTLDTYVSENNISSLRLMKIDVEGGELEVVKGAARVLRELRPIIVMEMSDALQAARGFSTPEFKKLLATDGYHSFTINDSGTLRPSDVNATHAMENVVFLHESQLVEMDKIIRP; this is encoded by the coding sequence ATGCGACTGGATATCACTGAATTCCTACAAGCTCATCTCTATCTTTTTGGGAGTTACGAGCTACCTACCGTGCGATTTATTCGTTCGGTGCTCAGATCGGGCGATACCGCCTTCGACATCGGAGCTCAGATAGGGTACCTAACCCTTGCAATGGGCACTACTCCAGTCAAACCATTGCAAATTGTTTCATTCGAACCCGAGTCACATAACATTGAGCGACTCCGCGAGAACGTGGGCTTGAACCCGGGCGTGAAAGTCACCATCGTCGAAAAGGCCGCTTCGAACGTTAACGGAATGTTGCGCCTGTATCTAAGCCATGATCACAACTCCGGCACTCATAGTACCATCCAGAATGGCATGAATGTATCATCAGAGTTCGTTGAGATTCCGTCTGTCACTCTTGACACCTACGTGTCCGAGAACAACATCTCGAGCCTGCGCCTCATGAAGATCGATGTTGAAGGGGGCGAGTTAGAGGTAGTGAAGGGTGCAGCACGAGTCCTGCGCGAGCTTCGACCGATAATCGTAATGGAAATGAGTGATGCACTTCAGGCAGCCCGGGGGTTCAGTACACCTGAATTCAAGAAGCTTCTTGCGACTGACGGTTACCACTCATTCACTATCAATGATTCCGGGACGTTAAGGCCCTCTGATGTCAATGCGACTCATGCAATGGAGAATGTTGTGTTTCTCCATGAAAGCCAACTTGTTGAAATGGATAAGATCATTAGACCTTGA
- a CDS encoding glycosyltransferase family 4 protein → MINIRLLCPFPPPFGGVALHCIRLLESLRAHGTVATGHSLGGVPDNVQGVTKLGLGFFLSRTLVHYHTDEGNHRWMRLFSRIWRLTRTPYVVTVHSFRYRAEFQDPRVLRQLSVAFAHAKAVIAISSEVADALESTLGFRHKRTRVIPSNLPLSAWEVASPLPTDVAEAWQRAPVRILANAGRVVAYNGRDLYGLDVLVLAFSSIQDPDSALCIAVGDVVDTALWQNVLAMASNDARITFVRSLNGPLAPFVQHAHIVVRPTRTEGGPSLTLSEALELGRWAVGSDAVQRPDGTVLFRNEDPVDLSRALHQCIADARRGHMPPAITPNTDAVEKIMNLYQRVSV, encoded by the coding sequence ATGATCAACATCCGCCTCCTTTGTCCGTTTCCTCCTCCGTTTGGCGGTGTGGCGCTTCATTGCATTCGGCTCCTAGAGTCGTTGCGGGCTCATGGAACAGTGGCAACCGGACATTCTTTAGGGGGCGTTCCTGACAACGTTCAAGGCGTAACAAAGCTCGGACTTGGGTTCTTTCTCTCTCGCACCTTGGTTCATTATCACACCGATGAGGGGAATCATCGGTGGATGCGGTTGTTCTCACGGATCTGGCGGCTGACGCGCACGCCGTACGTTGTTACGGTACATTCATTCCGATATCGCGCTGAGTTTCAGGATCCTCGGGTGCTTCGCCAACTCTCCGTTGCATTTGCGCATGCCAAGGCTGTGATCGCAATCAGCTCGGAAGTTGCGGATGCCTTGGAGTCTACACTCGGCTTTCGACACAAACGCACTCGAGTTATTCCGTCGAATCTGCCCCTCAGTGCTTGGGAAGTAGCGTCGCCACTTCCGACTGATGTGGCAGAAGCTTGGCAACGTGCGCCGGTACGGATCCTTGCCAATGCCGGACGTGTTGTAGCGTATAACGGACGTGATCTGTACGGGCTCGATGTACTTGTCTTAGCATTCAGTTCGATCCAAGATCCGGACTCTGCACTTTGCATTGCCGTTGGTGACGTGGTCGATACCGCTCTTTGGCAGAACGTACTTGCCATGGCTTCGAATGATGCTCGCATCACCTTTGTGCGCAGCCTCAATGGTCCACTCGCCCCCTTCGTCCAGCACGCACACATTGTGGTTCGGCCTACACGTACGGAAGGCGGCCCTTCACTCACTCTCAGCGAAGCTCTCGAACTGGGCAGATGGGCTGTTGGGTCCGATGCCGTGCAGCGACCCGACGGTACGGTGCTCTTCCGCAATGAAGACCCAGTCGATCTCTCGCGTGCTCTACATCAGTGCATCGCAGATGCACGGCGAGGCCATATGCCCCCGGCGATCACGCCGAATACCGACGCTGTAGAGAAAATCATGAATCTCTATCAGCGCGTATCAGTGTGA
- a CDS encoding class I SAM-dependent methyltransferase, giving the protein MMSTINAELLRSIDAHAKRLRFLYRIKGFGYERAIELPLLAEKLQPLFDKPLRYLDIGTGPSIFPSWVASKTNWDVTCLDKFNWVEKQNEYARQLGLDPKRFHVVVRDFLEAELEPESFDVITNISVIEHFEGALDSVAMEKSARLLKPGGIYLLTTPLNEGHARDWFLQQDVYGEKFTSKPVFFQRHYDVASFNERIVKASGLVERERVYFGDYEEPFFNDRIVGKTGLGKISRTLLQMNTVKHALAHGSYSDKPISMSGMKIYTSAGVCVVLTKN; this is encoded by the coding sequence ATGATGTCTACTATCAATGCCGAACTTCTTCGCAGCATCGATGCCCATGCAAAGCGACTGCGATTTCTGTATCGAATCAAAGGTTTCGGCTACGAGCGCGCCATTGAACTGCCGTTGCTGGCAGAAAAGTTGCAGCCGTTGTTCGATAAGCCCCTTCGATACCTCGACATCGGCACCGGCCCGTCCATCTTTCCATCGTGGGTAGCCAGTAAAACCAACTGGGACGTTACCTGCCTCGACAAGTTCAATTGGGTGGAGAAGCAGAACGAATACGCACGGCAATTGGGCCTCGACCCAAAGCGATTCCATGTGGTTGTCCGCGACTTCCTCGAAGCCGAACTCGAGCCCGAATCATTCGACGTGATCACCAACATTAGTGTGATCGAACATTTTGAAGGGGCTCTTGATTCCGTCGCAATGGAGAAGAGCGCTCGACTGCTCAAGCCAGGCGGCATCTATCTGCTTACAACTCCCTTGAACGAAGGCCACGCTCGCGATTGGTTTCTTCAACAGGATGTCTACGGCGAGAAGTTCACATCAAAGCCGGTCTTCTTCCAACGTCACTACGACGTTGCATCATTCAATGAGCGCATCGTAAAAGCCTCCGGCCTTGTTGAGCGGGAGCGTGTCTACTTCGGTGATTATGAAGAGCCATTCTTCAACGACCGCATTGTTGGGAAGACAGGACTCGGCAAGATCTCACGCACGCTGTTGCAAATGAATACCGTCAAACATGCCCTGGCTCACGGCAGCTACAGCGACAAGCCGATCTCCATGTCCGGAATGAAGATCTACACCTCCGCCGGCGTGTGTGTGGTTTTGACGAAGAACTGA
- the surE gene encoding 5'/3'-nucleotidase SurE yields the protein MRILVTNDDGIESAGIHALVQAMRRLGDVVVIAPDRQQSAVGHALTVASPLRATPFSRDGEVIGWAINGTPADCVKLGVSTLLNERPDMIVSGINHGSNTSVNAIYSGTVSAATEGTLMGIPSMAVSLATFDESADMSVAAEVAYDVASRLHSLDLPLGTLLNVNVPPIPKAEFKGLRVTRQGHSEWKDRYDVRLDPHGKPYYWLTGDFVTVTELEDADDIVVANGWASITPIHYELTNFALLETLREQFV from the coding sequence ATGCGCATTCTTGTCACGAACGATGATGGTATCGAGTCGGCCGGCATTCACGCTCTGGTGCAAGCAATGCGTCGGCTCGGCGATGTTGTTGTGATCGCACCGGACAGACAACAGAGTGCCGTTGGACATGCGTTGACCGTGGCAAGCCCCCTACGTGCTACTCCATTTAGCAGGGACGGCGAAGTGATCGGATGGGCGATCAACGGCACACCGGCAGACTGTGTGAAGCTCGGCGTGAGTACGCTCTTGAACGAGCGTCCAGACATGATCGTAAGCGGCATCAACCACGGATCGAATACCAGCGTCAACGCCATCTACTCAGGTACGGTGAGTGCGGCAACAGAAGGCACACTCATGGGCATCCCATCGATGGCTGTGTCTCTTGCAACGTTCGATGAATCCGCCGATATGTCGGTGGCGGCAGAAGTGGCCTATGACGTTGCGTCCCGACTGCACAGCCTCGACCTACCACTCGGCACGTTGTTGAATGTAAACGTCCCGCCGATCCCCAAAGCAGAATTCAAAGGCTTACGTGTAACCCGTCAAGGGCACAGTGAGTGGAAGGACCGATATGACGTTCGCTTAGACCCACATGGCAAGCCCTACTACTGGCTCACAGGAGACTTCGTTACCGTCACCGAGCTTGAGGATGCCGACGACATCGTGGTTGCCAACGGATGGGCATCGATCACACCCATCCATTATGAACTCACAAACTTCGCGCTACTCGAGACGCTCCGGGAGCAATTCGTATGA